In Deltaproteobacteria bacterium, the DNA window CCGCCGCGACGAAGACCCCGGCGAGTCCGGCATAGAGCGAGAGACAGATCGCGAGCCAGCGCGAGCGAACCACCTCGGCCAGATCGAGCCTGGCGACCGCCGCGAAGTCCACCCCGGGCTTCATTTCGCCGTTCCCCGCCGCGAGGCTTCGAGCCGCTGCACCTCGGCGAGCGCCTCGACGCGCGAGCGGGCGCCGGGCTCGTCCGCGTCGACGGCGCCGAGCCCGTAGCTCATCGGCGTGCCTTCGGCGGCCACGAAGCCTGCGCTCGCTTCGGGAATCCAGCGCGGGTCGCGCAGGTGGTGGAACCACGCGGAGCCTGCTTCGTCCGGGCGCTCGGCCGCGTACAGGAGCAGGCAGCCCGCGTCGTCGAAGAAGCGCACCTCCCCCGCGGGGGTGTGCAGCTGCGCGGCGTGCGCCGGATCGCCGACCAGCATGCCGCAGTGAGCGCACGGGGTCTGGCTCCAGCTCGGCTCGACGGGCCCTTCGGGCGGGCTCTGGGCCCAGCGCAGCGCGAGCACGAGCGCAGCGAGAAGCGCTCCGACGACGAGGAGCGGGCCGACCCGGCTGCGCGCTCCGCGCTCAGCGCCCATCCGGATTCTCCGCGCGCGCAGCGCTGCGCGCAGCGAGCTCGAGCGAGTCGAGCTCGCGCACCGAGAAGTCGCGAATCGCGCCGTCGAGCGCTCGAGCCAGCTCGGGCAGCAGCGCGAGCTTCTCCTGCGTCGACGCCGCCCGCACCCACCAGTCTCCGGAGCCGCGCCGGAAGCCGTGCTCGCCGAGCCAGCTCGACGCGGACTCGCCCTGCGCGCGGACCTCGATCACGCTCGAGAGCGACGCATCGAGGAGCGGCGCGGCCTCGCCGTCGTAGATCAATCGCCCCTCGTCGAGCAGCAGCACGTGGTCGACGAGGTGGCGCACCTCTTCGAGCCGGTGGGAGCAGAGGATCACCGTCGCGTCCCTCGCGAGCTCGTCGAAGAGCGGGAAGAACGCCTCGCGTGTGCGCGCGTCGAGCGAGCCGGTCGGCTCGTCCAGGATCAGCAGCGACGCATCGGCGGCGAGCGCCAGCGCGATCAGAAGCTTCTGCTTCATTCCCCCTGACAGGCTGCGGAACGGCTTCGACGCGATCTCGTCCAGCTGAAGACCCAGACGCGAGCAGATCTCCGCCACGCGCGCCGGGTCGCCTCCGCGCACGGAGACCAGCGCTCGCACCAGCTCGCCCGCCGGCACCGCGAGCGCGGGCGCGATCTGCGGCACGTACGCCATGCGCCGCGCGATCTCGAGCCGCTCGTCGCGCGCGGAGAAGCCGTCGATGCGGACCTCGCCTTCGAACGCGAGCAGACCCATGACGACCCGATTCAGCGTCGATTTCCCCGAGCCGTTCGGCCCCACCAGCGCGGTGCGCCGGCCGGAGGGCAGGCTGAAGCCGACGTCGCGAAGCGCGAGCAGGCCTCCGAACGCCTTCGACAGGCCCGAGACCTCAACCCGCATGGGTCGCTCCCGCGGGCCGCAGGCGCAGCCGTGGCTCCGGGTCGATCAGGATCGTCGTCGGCCGGAACAGCGGCACCACGCGACCGACGATCTCGACCAGCCACATCGCCGGGGTGCCGCGGAACAGCCGCAGCTGTGCGTTTCGCGTCGATAGGTCGCCCGCGAGCGAGCGCAGCTCGTAGGGCAGGTCCCCGACGCCGTCCCCGTCGAGGTCGTAGCCGGCGTAGTCGCCCCAGTCGTTGCCGCGAAACTCGGCCGCCCGCGCGTCGCCGCCACCCTCGATCCGAACCTGCACGTCGTTGTCGCCGAATCGGTTGGCCTCGAAGCGGTTGCGCTCGGCGATGCCCTGGAACGAGAGACCCACGTCGCAGCCGCGAACGTCGTTTTCGGAGAACGTGTTCCACTCCTCCGGCTGCAGCGGGCTGTTGTCTACGTGGATGCAGACGCTGTTCTGGACGATCGCGTTCGCGCGGATCTGGAGGTTTCCGGACTCCTTCGCGCCCAGCCCCATTCCGGCGGCGCCGGTCGCACACGCCATCAGGTTCCGCTCGATCCGCAGGTTGCGGCTGTACATGGCGAAGATCCCCACCACGTTCGCGATCATGCGATTGTCGGTGGCGACGTTCTCGTGGCTGTACATGAAGTGGATTCCGTAGCGGCCGCGCTCGACGACGTTCCGGATCAGCCGATTTCCGGGCGAGTACCAGACGACCAGATCGCGCGCGTCACGCGTGTGGTTGCCCTCGACGAGCGAGTCGCGCACCTCCCAGAGGCGGATCGCGTCGCCGCGCATGCCGAGCGCCTTGGCGGGGTTTCCGTCGACCTCGTTGCCGCGGATCACCAGCCGGCTCGCGCGATTCGCGAGGATGCCGAAGAGCGCGCTTCGCACCGCGACGCCCTCGACGCGCACCTCGTCGGCTGCGATGCGCACCGCGGCGTCGAGCAGGTCGAAGCGGCCGCCGCTTCCGTCGACGCTGATCCCTTCGAGCACGGTGCCGTCCGCCTCGAGCGAGATCGTCGAGCCCACCCCGCTGGCGCGAACCACCGCCTCGCGCGGACCCGAGATCGAGACGCGCCGTGTGACTCTCAGCGGGCCGGAGTGACTGCCCGCGCCGAGGCAGAACGCATCGCCGTCGGCCGCCGCGTCGAGCAGCGGCTGCAGCTCCACGCCGGCCGCCACGTCGCGACACGGGGACGGATCCGCCCGGACCAGGGACGCGAGAGCTAGAAGGCACGCCCCGACGCCGTGTGCGACCTTCACGCTCTCGCGCCTGTGTCAGTTCGTCGGTTCGACGAGCAGGTAGGCCGCCATCTCGAGGTGGAGCGCCGAGCAGAACTCGGTGCAGTAGATCGGGAACACGCCGGGCAGCGATGCCACGAACTCGATATCCGAGTGCTCGCCGGGCTCGATGCTCACATTCACGTTGTAGTCCGCGATCGCGAACCCGTGGGTCGCGTCGAGCGCCTGCTCCGTGTTCGTGAGGTGGATGTGCACGGTCTCTCCCTGCTTGACGCGGATCACGTCGGGCACGAAGTGGCTGCGTACGGCGGTCATGTAGACGTGCACGCCGTCGCCGCGCCGCTCGATGCGCTCTTTGCCCGCCCCGACCGCGTTGGGCGAGACGGCGCGGAGCAGCGGATCGGTCCCGACCGGCGAGTACACGTCGATCGCCTTGATCTTGTCCGCCTTGATCGTCTGCGCGTAGTGCGGCTCGCCGTTCGGGATCGGCAGGTCGTAGAGCAGCTGCATCGGCTCCGACGCCGTGTCGATCAGCTGGAAGTTCTGCGGCAGGAGCGGCCCGACGTCCTGGAAGCGGTCGATCGCCCACTTGTTCATCGCCACCAGGTAGCCGCCGTCCGGACTCACCGTGTCGCCTTCGGGTGTCGTGATGTGGCCCACGTTGTAGTGCACCGGGATCTTCGAGATCAGCTTCAGATCCGCGAGGTTCCATTTCGCGATGACGGACTCGAGGAAGAGCGACGTGTAGGCGTTCCCTTTGTCGTCGTACTGCGTGTGCAGCGGGCCGAGACCGAGCTCGACCTGGCCGCGGATCACGTCCTCGAAGGGCAGGATCGGCACGCCGTAGGCGTCCACGCCCGCGTACTTCTTGGCCTCGATCGCCGCCTTGAGCTTCTCGATCGTGTAGATGGTCGCGTGCGTGTCGAGCTTGCCGGCGATCACGATCTCCTTGCCGTCCGGGGTCACGTCCACGCCGTGCGGGCTCTTCGGCTCGGGAACCAGGTGCAGGATTCCCTCGGAGGCTGCGGTCTCGAGCGAGATCACCCGCATTCCGGCGATCAGCTTCGTCTTGCCGTCGGCGACCGCCTTCTCGGCCTTCCGGATGTCGAAGACGTGCAGGAAGTCCATGTCGTTCTGAGAAGCGCCGGATTCCAGCGGCGGATTGCCCTCGAGCGAGCCGCCCCAGGAGCGCTCGGTGTTGAAGGAGTTCACGAAGAAGTAGCCCTCGCTGGCGAGCTTGCCCGCGTCGGCGAGGTCCTGGCCGTAGGGAGGCAGCTCGATCGCGAACGACTCCTCCTTCACGATCCGGCGCTTCTCGCGGTCGAACTTCCAGAGGATCGTCGCGCCGCGGTACGCGTCGTTGAACTGCTCGATCGGCGCGTAGCCGCCGCCGAGCGGCGCAGGGTACTGACTGGTCTCGATCACGTATTCGGTGTTCGGGGTGACGAACGTCGCGCCGTGGTTGGACTGGATCAGTCCGCTGCGCACGATCTGGGTGGTGGTGAAGTCCTCGAGGTCGATCACGGCGACGCGCGCGTTCGCCTTGTCGTTCACGAACAGGAACTGGCCGTCGTAATCGCCCTTCGTCTCGGAGAGCGCGGGGTGGTGCACGTCGGCCCAGCGAAGTGCGATGCCCTTCGTGTCCCCCTGGCCGATCACGCTCTCGCTCTGGTCGCCATAGCCGTAGCCCTGCCAGGGCTCGGGCGTGAAAACGCCGATCACCTTCAGGATCCGCATGCTCGGCAGGCCGATCACGATCACCTGACCCGAGTGGCCGCCCGACGCGAAGATGTAGTACGGGTCGTGAACACCGGTCGGTGTGTAGGTCTTGAGCGCGGCGGTCACGTCGTTCTCGGTCAGCGATCGCTGCTTCATCAGCGCGCTGGTCGAGGCTCCGTTCTGACCACCCGCCGGCTGGAGCTCCTGGCTGCCCTGCGGACCGCACGCGAGCGCGCCGGCTCCGAGCAGGCACGACAGCGCGAGCGCGACTGCGCGCGACCGATGAGACGACCTCGAAATCCGCATCTCCGTTCTCCTTCCGATCATTGCGTCTAGTCCTCCGCGCCCAGTTCGCGAATGTGCGCGACCAGACCCTTCACGACCTCGGGTTTCGCGATCAGGTCGGGATTGCCGGGCATCATCGGGCTGCGCCCGACCGCGGCGCCACCGTAGAGGATGATCTTGTTGATGTGATCGTCGCTGACCGAAGCCTGCCAATCCTTGTCGTGGAAGTTCCTCGGCTTGGGGGTCAGTGCCGCGGAGCCGGGGCCGTCGCCCATCCCCGTCATTCCGTGGCA includes these proteins:
- a CDS encoding ABC transporter ATP-binding protein, whose product is MRVEVSGLSKAFGGLLALRDVGFSLPSGRRTALVGPNGSGKSTLNRVVMGLLAFEGEVRIDGFSARDERLEIARRMAYVPQIAPALAVPAGELVRALVSVRGGDPARVAEICSRLGLQLDEIASKPFRSLSGGMKQKLLIALALAADASLLILDEPTGSLDARTREAFFPLFDELARDATVILCSHRLEEVRHLVDHVLLLDEGRLIYDGEAAPLLDASLSSVIEVRAQGESASSWLGEHGFRRGSGDWWVRAASTQEKLALLPELARALDGAIRDFSVRELDSLELAARSAARAENPDGR
- the nosD gene encoding nitrous oxide reductase family maturation protein NosD → MKVAHGVGACLLALASLVRADPSPCRDVAAGVELQPLLDAAADGDAFCLGAGSHSGPLRVTRRVSISGPREAVVRASGVGSTISLEADGTVLEGISVDGSGGRFDLLDAAVRIAADEVRVEGVAVRSALFGILANRASRLVIRGNEVDGNPAKALGMRGDAIRLWEVRDSLVEGNHTRDARDLVVWYSPGNRLIRNVVERGRYGIHFMYSHENVATDNRMIANVVGIFAMYSRNLRIERNLMACATGAAGMGLGAKESGNLQIRANAIVQNSVCIHVDNSPLQPEEWNTFSENDVRGCDVGLSFQGIAERNRFEANRFGDNDVQVRIEGGGDARAAEFRGNDWGDYAGYDLDGDGVGDLPYELRSLAGDLSTRNAQLRLFRGTPAMWLVEIVGRVVPLFRPTTILIDPEPRLRLRPAGATHAG
- the nosZ gene encoding Sec-dependent nitrous-oxide reductase, whose amino-acid sequence is MKQRSLTENDVTAALKTYTPTGVHDPYYIFASGGHSGQVIVIGLPSMRILKVIGVFTPEPWQGYGYGDQSESVIGQGDTKGIALRWADVHHPALSETKGDYDGQFLFVNDKANARVAVIDLEDFTTTQIVRSGLIQSNHGATFVTPNTEYVIETSQYPAPLGGGYAPIEQFNDAYRGATILWKFDREKRRIVKEESFAIELPPYGQDLADAGKLASEGYFFVNSFNTERSWGGSLEGNPPLESGASQNDMDFLHVFDIRKAEKAVADGKTKLIAGMRVISLETAASEGILHLVPEPKSPHGVDVTPDGKEIVIAGKLDTHATIYTIEKLKAAIEAKKYAGVDAYGVPILPFEDVIRGQVELGLGPLHTQYDDKGNAYTSLFLESVIAKWNLADLKLISKIPVHYNVGHITTPEGDTVSPDGGYLVAMNKWAIDRFQDVGPLLPQNFQLIDTASEPMQLLYDLPIPNGEPHYAQTIKADKIKAIDVYSPVGTDPLLRAVSPNAVGAGKERIERRGDGVHVYMTAVRSHFVPDVIRVKQGETVHIHLTNTEQALDATHGFAIADYNVNVSIEPGEHSDIEFVASLPGVFPIYCTEFCSALHLEMAAYLLVEPTN
- a CDS encoding cytochrome c, with protein sequence MRGRLRWMGALAIAGALLACGSGEDSGKPAAPGAAPAPAAAAAPAPAPAAASSEAAGDEAKKIFETRCYTCHGMTGMGDGPGSAALTPKPRNFHDKDWQASVSDDHINKIILYGGAAVGRSPMMPGNPDLIAKPEVVKGLVAHIRELGAED